A stretch of Sphingomonas sp. G-3-2-10 DNA encodes these proteins:
- the nirD gene encoding nitrite reductase small subunit NirD, with product MTADWLDIGWLEQIPVRGSRTVPVAGGEEIAVFRTGDNQVFALVNRCPHKGGPLSQGIVHGHSVACPLHNWNIALKTGEAQGEDKGCTPVVPVKIVSGRVLICRSSALKAAA from the coding sequence ATGACCGCAGACTGGCTCGATATCGGCTGGCTCGAACAGATCCCGGTTCGCGGATCGCGCACCGTGCCGGTCGCGGGGGGCGAGGAAATCGCGGTGTTCCGCACCGGCGACAATCAGGTGTTCGCGCTGGTGAACCGCTGCCCGCACAAGGGCGGCCCGCTCAGCCAGGGCATCGTCCACGGCCACAGCGTCGCCTGCCCGCTGCACAACTGGAACATCGCGCTGAAGACCGGCGAGGCGCAGGGCGAGGACAAGGGCTGTACGCCGGTGGTGCCGGTGAAGATCGTGAGCGGGCGCGTGTTGATCTGCCGCAGTTCCGCGCTGAAGGCAGCGGCGTGA
- the cobA gene encoding uroporphyrinogen-III C-methyltransferase — protein sequence MADEIALGEVWLVGAGPGDPDLLTRKAERLIRAASIVFYDALVGPGVLDLIPPHVRRLAVGKRSGRHSKDQGSINDLLLAAAQDGERVVRLKGGDPSVFGRSAEEMAHLRAEGISVRICPGITAASAAAASAGVSLTLRGLSRRLQFVTAHARAGEALALDWSALADPGATLAVYMGREAARDVARQLMAKGMPAQTPVLIAANVSLPDERLLFTRLDLLHLGVTSIASGSPALLLVGEAVGAGDRSGAMARQHSEAVTQ from the coding sequence ATGGCTGACGAAATCGCGCTGGGGGAAGTCTGGCTGGTCGGGGCGGGTCCCGGCGATCCCGATCTGCTGACCCGCAAGGCCGAGCGGCTGATCCGCGCGGCGAGCATCGTCTTCTATGACGCGCTGGTCGGGCCCGGTGTGCTCGACCTGATCCCGCCGCATGTGCGCCGCCTCGCGGTGGGCAAGCGTTCGGGGCGGCATTCGAAGGATCAGGGCAGCATCAACGACCTGCTGCTCGCCGCCGCGCAGGATGGCGAGCGGGTGGTGCGGCTGAAGGGGGGTGACCCCTCGGTCTTCGGGCGGTCGGCCGAGGAGATGGCGCATTTGCGCGCCGAGGGAATTTCGGTGCGCATCTGCCCCGGCATCACCGCGGCCAGCGCTGCGGCGGCGAGTGCTGGCGTGTCGCTCACCCTGCGCGGCCTTTCGCGGCGGCTCCAGTTCGTGACCGCCCATGCCCGCGCGGGCGAGGCGCTGGCGCTCGACTGGTCCGCGCTGGCAGATCCGGGGGCGACGCTGGCGGTCTATATGGGCCGAGAAGCTGCGCGCGACGTGGCGCGCCAGTTGATGGCGAAAGGGATGCCGGCCCAAACGCCGGTGCTGATCGCCGCGAATGTCAGCCTGCCCGACGAGCGGCTGTTGTTCACGCGCCTCGACCTGCTCCACCTCGGCGTCACGTCGATCGCCAGCGGCAGCCCGGCGCTGTTGCTGGTGGGCGAAGCGGTCGGCGCCGGGGACCGCAGTGGCGCGATGGCGCGGCAACACAGCGAGGCCGTAACGCAATAG
- a CDS encoding alginate export family protein, producing the protein MKFAIATVAALAAAGPACAQTIVLKPLIEARLRGEMVDQTGIADHGDAVTLRVRAGVSATRGKLSVLAEAQGNLAIVDRYYDGLHGAATRPLVGDPENVALYRAQLQYRSKPLTVTVGRQRIALDDERFVGSVAFRQNGQTFDAVRVEWTGVPKLKADVSYAWGVRTIWGVEGNGARQQAVSGDNVFANLSYASPIGTVTGFAYLVDQDEAAVQGFRLSSQTYGGRISGTQKVGKAKLGYQLSYARQQELNRNPNRYAASYYLAEGSIDIAPVRLSAGYEVLGADRGVALTSFQTPTGTLFKFNGWADKFLTTPPDGLRDLYATIGFTARKPGITLQASYHRFESDRLVRHYGDEIDLLASMKLGRYTFSARYAQYDADLFATDTRKAWLQIDWAF; encoded by the coding sequence ATGAAATTCGCAATCGCAACGGTGGCCGCGCTGGCCGCCGCAGGGCCGGCTTGTGCCCAGACTATCGTCCTCAAGCCACTGATCGAAGCGCGGCTGCGTGGTGAAATGGTCGATCAGACGGGGATCGCGGATCATGGCGACGCAGTGACGTTGCGGGTCCGTGCCGGGGTTTCCGCGACGCGCGGCAAATTGAGTGTGCTGGCCGAAGCGCAGGGCAATCTGGCCATCGTCGATCGCTACTATGACGGGCTGCACGGCGCGGCGACGCGGCCGCTGGTCGGCGATCCGGAGAATGTCGCGCTGTATCGTGCGCAGCTCCAGTATCGCAGCAAGCCGCTGACCGTAACCGTCGGCCGCCAGCGGATCGCGCTGGACGACGAGCGGTTCGTCGGTTCGGTCGCCTTTCGCCAGAATGGGCAGACGTTCGACGCGGTGCGGGTCGAATGGACCGGGGTGCCGAAGCTGAAGGCCGACGTCAGCTACGCCTGGGGCGTGCGGACCATCTGGGGCGTCGAAGGGAACGGCGCGCGGCAGCAGGCGGTATCGGGCGACAATGTCTTCGCCAATCTCAGCTATGCCTCGCCGATCGGGACGGTCACCGGCTTCGCCTATCTGGTCGATCAGGACGAAGCCGCGGTGCAGGGATTCCGCTTGTCGAGCCAGACCTATGGCGGGCGGATCTCTGGCACGCAGAAGGTCGGCAAGGCGAAGTTGGGGTACCAGCTGAGCTATGCGCGACAGCAGGAGCTGAACCGCAATCCCAACCGCTATGCTGCCAGCTACTATCTCGCCGAGGGGAGCATCGACATCGCGCCGGTGCGGCTGTCGGCCGGGTATGAAGTGCTGGGGGCCGATCGCGGCGTCGCGCTCACTTCGTTCCAGACGCCGACGGGGACCTTGTTCAAGTTCAACGGCTGGGCCGACAAGTTCCTGACTACCCCGCCCGATGGTCTGCGCGACCTGTACGCGACGATTGGTTTCACCGCGAGAAAGCCGGGCATCACGCTTCAGGCAAGCTACCACCGCTTCGAAAGCGACCGGCTCGTTCGGCACTATGGCGACGAGATCGATCTGCTCGCGAGCATGAAACTGGGCCGCTACACCTTCTCGGCGCGCTATGCGCAGTACGACGCCGATCTGTTCGCCACCGACACGCGCAAGGCTTGGCTCCAGATCGACTGGGCGTTCTGA
- a CDS encoding nitrate reductase: MSIRTTCAYCGVGCGIVATVTGERSVEIRGDADHPANGGRLCSKGTHLGETTSLEGRLLYPEINGKRASWDKALDLVAKRFRDAVVQHGPNSVAFYVSGQLLTEDYYVANKLMKGFIGSANIDTNSRLCMSSAVAGHLRAFGEDVVPASYDDLDAADLIVLVGSNTAWCHPIVYQRIMAARAARGAKLVVIDPRRTETCEDADLHLAIRPGSDVALFNGLLAHCREAGIIDPAYLSQSVDVPDDFWEKVGEESDLWSVARACDVQPADLRRFFDLFAANPRAVTMFSQGVNQSLRGTDQVNAITNVHLATGRIGKPGAAPFSITGQPNAMGGREVGGLASTLAAHMDFAAENVVRVARFWGAEAVAPKPGLKAVDLFRSIAEGRIKALWVMATNPAVSMPDAGAVREALAACPFVVVSDCIADTDTSRFADVKLPAAGWGEKDGTVTNSERVISRQRRLFALPGEAKPDWWIVKEVGRRMGWTGEFAYSRPADIYREHARLSAYQNGGTRLFDIGRHSAISNADYEAMAPWRWGGQPFADGRFPTPSGRARLVPVAQAPLPAPLVNWPMTLNTGRYRDQWHTMTRTGLSPRLGSHRREPLVEIHPEDADALGIAEGDLARVSTPQGVSVFRATLSDGQRRGEIFTPIHWTDRQSTGGRTGLLPRPLVDPHSGQPGFKSTPAKAERVAVEWRGFLVTRDDPGAIDALWATRIRVAQGWLVELAGEGDPARLIRQLLPKGERIETVDAARGQMRHAVVSGGRLIAALYLSRTGSLPPRDWLIAQLAEAAAPSPIELLAGRSAAPAPDHGPIVCVCFDVGMKTILAAIGAQQLTTVEAVGGALSAGTNCGSCRPAIQRLIGQSKETAHG, encoded by the coding sequence ATGAGCATCCGCACCACCTGCGCCTATTGCGGGGTCGGTTGCGGGATCGTCGCGACTGTTACCGGCGAGCGTTCGGTCGAGATCAGGGGCGATGCGGACCACCCCGCGAACGGCGGGCGGCTCTGCTCGAAGGGCACGCATCTGGGCGAGACGACCAGCCTCGAGGGGCGGTTGCTGTATCCTGAGATCAACGGCAAGCGCGCGAGCTGGGACAAGGCGCTCGATCTGGTGGCGAAGCGGTTTCGCGACGCGGTTGTGCAGCATGGGCCGAACAGCGTCGCCTTCTACGTTTCGGGCCAGTTGCTGACCGAGGATTATTACGTCGCGAACAAGCTGATGAAGGGCTTCATCGGATCGGCGAACATCGACACCAATTCGCGGCTGTGCATGTCGAGCGCGGTTGCCGGGCATCTGCGCGCGTTCGGCGAGGATGTGGTGCCGGCGAGCTATGACGATCTCGACGCGGCGGACCTGATCGTGCTCGTCGGGTCGAACACCGCATGGTGCCACCCGATCGTCTATCAGCGGATCATGGCCGCCCGCGCGGCGCGCGGCGCAAAGCTGGTGGTGATCGATCCGCGCCGCACCGAGACGTGCGAGGACGCCGACCTGCATCTGGCGATCCGCCCGGGCAGCGACGTCGCCCTGTTCAACGGCCTGCTCGCGCATTGCCGCGAGGCGGGCATCATCGATCCTGCTTACCTGTCCCAAAGCGTCGACGTCCCCGACGACTTTTGGGAGAAGGTGGGAGAGGAGAGCGACCTGTGGTCGGTGGCGAGGGCGTGTGACGTCCAACCTGCCGACCTCAGGCGCTTCTTCGATCTGTTCGCGGCCAACCCGCGGGCCGTGACGATGTTCAGCCAGGGGGTGAACCAGTCGCTGCGCGGCACCGATCAGGTGAATGCGATCACCAATGTCCACCTCGCCACCGGCCGCATCGGCAAGCCCGGCGCGGCGCCCTTCTCGATCACCGGCCAGCCCAATGCGATGGGCGGGCGCGAAGTGGGCGGGCTGGCGTCGACGCTGGCGGCGCACATGGATTTCGCAGCCGAAAATGTCGTGCGCGTCGCGCGCTTCTGGGGTGCCGAAGCGGTCGCGCCCAAACCGGGGCTGAAAGCCGTCGATCTGTTCCGCAGCATCGCCGAGGGGCGGATCAAGGCGCTGTGGGTGATGGCGACCAATCCCGCCGTGTCGATGCCCGATGCCGGCGCGGTGCGCGAGGCGCTGGCGGCGTGCCCATTCGTCGTCGTGTCGGACTGTATCGCCGATACCGACACCAGCCGCTTCGCGGATGTGAAGCTGCCGGCCGCCGGATGGGGCGAGAAGGACGGGACGGTCACCAATTCGGAGCGGGTGATCAGCCGTCAGCGCCGGTTGTTCGCGCTGCCCGGCGAAGCGAAGCCCGACTGGTGGATCGTCAAGGAAGTCGGCCGCCGCATGGGCTGGACCGGCGAGTTCGCCTATAGCCGTCCGGCGGACATTTACCGCGAACATGCCCGCCTTTCGGCCTACCAGAATGGCGGGACGCGGCTGTTCGACATCGGGCGGCACTCGGCGATCTCCAACGCCGACTATGAAGCGATGGCGCCGTGGCGCTGGGGCGGACAGCCGTTCGCGGACGGGCGTTTCCCGACTCCGTCCGGCCGCGCGCGGCTGGTGCCGGTGGCGCAGGCACCGTTGCCCGCGCCGCTCGTCAACTGGCCGATGACGCTGAACACCGGGCGGTATCGCGACCAGTGGCACACGATGACGCGCACCGGCCTGTCGCCCAGGCTCGGCAGCCATCGGCGCGAACCTCTGGTCGAGATACATCCCGAGGATGCCGATGCGCTGGGCATCGCCGAGGGCGATCTGGCTCGGGTCTCGACACCGCAGGGCGTGAGCGTGTTTCGCGCGACGCTGAGCGACGGGCAGCGGCGTGGGGAAATCTTCACGCCGATCCACTGGACCGATCGCCAGTCCACCGGCGGTCGCACGGGCCTGTTGCCGCGTCCGCTGGTCGATCCGCATTCGGGACAGCCGGGGTTCAAGTCGACGCCGGCCAAGGCCGAGCGCGTCGCTGTCGAATGGCGCGGCTTTCTCGTCACGCGCGACGATCCCGGCGCGATCGACGCGCTGTGGGCGACGCGCATCCGCGTGGCGCAGGGCTGGCTGGTCGAGCTGGCGGGCGAGGGCGATCCGGCGCGGCTGATCCGCCAGTTGTTGCCCAAGGGCGAGCGGATCGAGACCGTCGACGCCGCGCGCGGGCAGATGCGGCATGCGGTGGTCTCCGGCGGGCGCCTGATCGCGGCGCTGTACCTCTCGCGGACGGGCAGCCTGCCGCCGCGCGACTGGCTGATCGCGCAACTGGCCGAAGCTGCTGCGCCGTCGCCGATCGAACTGCTCGCGGGACGCTCCGCCGCGCCCGCGCCAGATCACGGGCCGATCGTGTGCGTGTGCTTCGATGTGGGGATGAAGACGATCCTCGCGGCGATCGGCGCGCAGCAACTCACCACGGTCGAAGCGGTCGGCGGCGCGCTGTCGGCGGGCACCAACTGCGGATCGTGCCGCCCGGCTATCCAGCGGCTGATCGGACAAAGCAAGGAGACCGCGCATGGCTGA
- the nirB gene encoding nitrite reductase large subunit NirB, with the protein MELSGTDWSSEAAEGVPGVPPQREHLVVIGNGMAGCRAVEELLARDAGRYRVTIFGAEPHVNYNRIMLSPVLAGEKSFEDIILNTHQWYRDNGIELIAGDAVVSVDRAAKRVTAASGRSVAYDRLLIATGSDPFIIPCPGHTLDGVISFRDMHDVDRMLAAADAGGDAVVIGGGLLGLEAAHGLSLRGMKVTVLHLMPTLMERQLDEAAGWLLKTALEARGQTILTGADTAEILGDGKVEGVRLKDGTTIPASIVVMAVGIRPNVKLAREAGLAIGRGIHVDDHMVTSDPAILAVGECVEHDGNVYGLVAPLFDMCRALADGLVEKHSGYRGSVTSTKLKVAGLDVFSAGDFSGGDGAEDIVLRDASRGVYKRVIVKDDRIVGAVLYGDTGDGGWYFDLLKRQEDVSELRDLLIFGQAFASGGGAADPKAAVAALSDDAEICGCNGVTKGQVVACIDKGACSLDAVRAGCKASASCGSCTGLVETLLAVTLGDAVQSGPKTMCKCTGFGHDDVRREIVAQDMRSIPEVMQKLHWSTPDGCSSCRPALNYYLLCALPGDYVDDQQSRFVNERMHANIQKDGTYSVVPRMWGGLTNPRELRAIADVVEKFNAPMVKVTGGQRLDIFGIKKEDLPAVWADLNAAGMVSGHAYGKSLRTVKTCVGSEWCRFGTQDSTGLGVKIEHMTWGSWMPHKFKIAVSGCPRNCAEATIKDFGVVCVDSGYELSVGGNGGIHVRATDFLCKVATEAEAMHYCAAFIQLYREEARYLERTAPWIERVGVDYVKARIADDAEGRDALAGRFLYSQSFSQDDPWAERASAHVQHAHMAEFHPAKALTDGEPA; encoded by the coding sequence ATGGAGCTTTCGGGGACGGACTGGAGCAGCGAGGCAGCGGAGGGCGTGCCCGGCGTGCCGCCGCAGCGCGAGCATCTGGTGGTGATCGGCAACGGCATGGCCGGGTGCCGCGCGGTCGAGGAACTGCTGGCGCGCGATGCGGGCCGTTACCGCGTCACCATCTTCGGCGCCGAGCCGCATGTGAACTATAACCGGATCATGCTGTCGCCGGTGCTCGCCGGGGAGAAGTCGTTCGAGGACATCATCCTCAACACCCACCAATGGTATCGCGACAACGGCATCGAACTGATCGCGGGCGATGCGGTGGTGTCGGTCGACCGGGCGGCGAAGCGGGTTACGGCAGCCTCGGGACGCAGCGTCGCCTATGACCGGCTGCTGATCGCGACCGGTTCCGATCCGTTCATCATCCCGTGCCCGGGCCACACGCTCGACGGCGTTATCAGCTTCCGCGACATGCATGATGTCGACCGGATGCTGGCCGCAGCCGATGCGGGCGGCGACGCGGTGGTGATCGGCGGGGGGCTGCTCGGCCTCGAAGCGGCGCATGGCCTGAGCCTGCGCGGCATGAAGGTCACGGTACTGCATCTGATGCCGACACTGATGGAGCGGCAGCTCGACGAAGCGGCCGGCTGGCTGCTCAAGACGGCGCTGGAAGCGCGCGGGCAGACGATCCTGACCGGCGCGGACACCGCCGAGATCCTTGGCGACGGCAAGGTCGAGGGCGTCCGGCTGAAGGACGGCACGACGATCCCGGCGAGCATCGTGGTGATGGCGGTGGGCATCCGGCCCAATGTGAAGCTGGCGCGCGAGGCCGGGCTGGCGATCGGGCGCGGCATCCATGTCGACGATCATATGGTGACGTCGGACCCCGCGATCCTCGCGGTGGGCGAGTGCGTCGAGCATGACGGCAATGTCTATGGTCTGGTCGCGCCGCTGTTCGACATGTGCCGGGCGCTGGCCGACGGGCTGGTCGAGAAGCATAGCGGCTATCGCGGGTCGGTCACCTCGACCAAGCTGAAGGTCGCGGGGCTCGACGTCTTTTCGGCGGGCGATTTCTCGGGCGGCGACGGCGCGGAGGACATCGTGCTGCGCGACGCATCGCGCGGGGTGTACAAGCGCGTGATCGTGAAGGACGACCGGATCGTCGGTGCGGTCCTCTATGGCGATACGGGCGACGGCGGCTGGTATTTCGACCTGCTCAAGCGGCAGGAGGATGTGTCCGAACTCCGCGACCTGCTGATCTTCGGTCAGGCCTTCGCCTCGGGAGGGGGCGCGGCGGACCCTAAGGCGGCCGTTGCAGCGCTCTCGGACGATGCCGAGATTTGCGGCTGCAACGGCGTGACCAAGGGGCAGGTCGTCGCTTGCATCGACAAGGGCGCGTGCAGCCTCGATGCGGTTCGCGCGGGGTGCAAGGCATCGGCGAGCTGCGGGTCGTGCACCGGGCTGGTCGAGACGCTGCTGGCGGTGACGCTGGGCGACGCGGTCCAGTCGGGACCGAAGACGATGTGCAAATGCACCGGCTTCGGCCATGACGATGTCCGCCGCGAGATTGTCGCGCAGGATATGCGCTCGATCCCCGAAGTGATGCAGAAGCTGCACTGGAGCACGCCCGACGGCTGTTCCTCGTGCCGCCCCGCGCTCAATTACTATCTGCTGTGCGCACTGCCCGGCGACTATGTCGACGATCAGCAGAGCCGCTTCGTCAATGAGCGGATGCACGCGAACATCCAGAAGGACGGCACCTATTCGGTCGTCCCGCGCATGTGGGGCGGCCTGACCAACCCGCGCGAGCTGCGCGCGATCGCCGACGTGGTCGAGAAGTTCAACGCGCCGATGGTGAAGGTCACCGGCGGGCAGCGGCTCGATATCTTCGGAATCAAGAAGGAGGATCTGCCCGCGGTGTGGGCCGATCTCAACGCGGCGGGCATGGTTTCCGGCCATGCCTATGGCAAGTCGCTGCGCACGGTGAAGACCTGTGTCGGCTCCGAATGGTGCCGCTTCGGCACGCAGGATTCGACCGGGCTGGGCGTCAAGATCGAGCATATGACCTGGGGCAGCTGGATGCCCCACAAGTTCAAGATCGCGGTCTCGGGATGCCCGCGCAACTGCGCCGAAGCGACGATCAAGGATTTCGGCGTGGTGTGCGTCGACAGCGGCTATGAGCTGTCGGTCGGCGGCAATGGCGGCATCCATGTCCGCGCCACCGATTTCCTCTGCAAGGTCGCGACCGAGGCGGAGGCGATGCATTACTGCGCGGCGTTCATCCAGCTCTACCGCGAGGAAGCTCGCTATCTGGAGCGAACCGCGCCGTGGATCGAGCGGGTTGGCGTCGATTATGTGAAGGCGCGCATCGCCGACGATGCCGAGGGCCGCGACGCGCTGGCCGGGCGGTTCCTCTATTCGCAGAGCTTCAGCCAGGACGATCCCTGGGCCGAGCGCGCCTCCGCCCACGTCCAGCACGCGCACATGGCCGAATTCCATCCCGCCAAAGCCCTTACGGACGGAGAACCCGCATGA